In one Eulemur rufifrons isolate Redbay chromosome 14, OSU_ERuf_1, whole genome shotgun sequence genomic region, the following are encoded:
- the ZNF785 gene encoding zinc finger protein 785 isoform X2, protein MGPPLAPRPEDVLGEARPPRTRERRRGAVSFADVAVYFSSEEWRCLRPAQRALYRDVMRDTYGYLGALGFSGPKPAFVSWVEGEVEAWSPEAQDPAGSRDGNEENERLKKSAKQKVESEEMSLKDWLPANIPPGSSPKAACPELCRNPRQSPIKPWLKDTLTPRPPYSCPDCGRNFSYPSFLASHQRVHSGERPFPCDQCRACFSQRKYLFQHQFIHTGEKPYPCPHCGRRFRQRGSLAIHRRAHTGEKPYPCPECKSRFTYPYLLAIHQRKHTGEKPYSCPDCGLRFAYTSLLAIHRRAHTGEKPYPCPDCGLRFTYSSLLLSHRRVHSDSRPFPCPECGKGFKRKYALEAHQWTHRSGSKRLRRQRAAGGLSEPIPVLEGQDPPVHFRYFPDMFQECG, encoded by the exons ATGGGGCCGCCCCTGGCTCCGCGCCCGGAGGATGTGCTCGGGGAGGCCCGGCCCCCGCGGACGAGGGAAAGAAGGCGGGGGGCCGTGAGCTTTGCGGACGTGGCCGTGTACTTCTCCTCGGAGGAGTGGCGGTGTCTGCGGCCCGCGCAGAGGGCCCTGTACCGGGACGTGATGCGGGACACCTACGGCTACCTGGGCGCGCTGG GTTTTTCAGGCCCCAAACCCGCTTTTGTCTCTTGGGTGGAAGGAGAGGTAGAGGCATGGAGCCCGGAAGCCCAGGATCCGGCGG GATCCAGGGATGGGAATGAGGAGAATGAAAGGCTGAAGAAGAGTGCAAAACAAAAAGTGGAATCTGAAGAAATGTCTCTCAAGGATTGGTTGCCAGCCAACATACCGCCTGGCTCCAGTCCCAAAGCTGCCTGCCCAGAGCTGTGCAGGAACCCGAGACAAAGCCCCATCAAACCTTGGCTCAAGGACACTCTAACCCCCAGACCACCCTACTCTTGCCCAGACTGTGGCCGCAACTTCAGCTACCCTTCCTTCCTGGCCAGCCACCAGCGGGTCCACTCTGGGGAGCGGCCCTTCCCCTGTGACCAGTGCCGGGCCTGTTTCTCCCAGCGCAAGTACCTGTTCCAGCATCAGTTCATCCACACAGGTGAAAAGCCCTACCCTTGTCCCCACTGTGGGCGCCGCTTCCGCCAGAGGGGTTCCCTCGCCATCCACAGGCGGGCTCACACTGGGGAAAAGCCCTACCCATGCCCAGAGTGCAAGAGTCGCTTCACCTACCCCTACCTGCTGGCCATTCACCAGCGCAAGCACACAGGCGAGAAGCCCTACAGCTGTCCCGACTGCGGCCTCCGTTTCGCCTACACCTCCCTGCTGGCCATCCACAGGCGCGCACACACAGGTGAGAAGCCCTACCCCTGCCCTGACTGTGGCCTCCGCTTTACctactcttctctcctcctcagtCACCGGCGCGTTCACTCGGACAGCcggcccttcccctgccctgagTGCGGGAAAGGTTTCAAGCGCAAGTATGCCCTGGAAGCGCATCAGTGGACCCACCGCTCTGGCAGCAAGAGGCTGAGGCGGCAGCGGGCTGCAGGAGGGCTTTCAGAGCCGATCCCAGTTTTGGAAGGCCAGGATCCCCCAGTTCATTTCCGGTACTTTCCAGATATGTTTCAAGAGTGTGGGTGA
- the ZNF785 gene encoding zinc finger protein 785 isoform X1 — MGPPLAPRPEDVLGEARPPRTRERRRGAVSFADVAVYFSSEEWRCLRPAQRALYRDVMRDTYGYLGALGFSGPKPAFVSWVEGEVEAWSPEAQDPAGESSAAVSRGTGKVAGSRDGNEENERLKKSAKQKVESEEMSLKDWLPANIPPGSSPKAACPELCRNPRQSPIKPWLKDTLTPRPPYSCPDCGRNFSYPSFLASHQRVHSGERPFPCDQCRACFSQRKYLFQHQFIHTGEKPYPCPHCGRRFRQRGSLAIHRRAHTGEKPYPCPECKSRFTYPYLLAIHQRKHTGEKPYSCPDCGLRFAYTSLLAIHRRAHTGEKPYPCPDCGLRFTYSSLLLSHRRVHSDSRPFPCPECGKGFKRKYALEAHQWTHRSGSKRLRRQRAAGGLSEPIPVLEGQDPPVHFRYFPDMFQECG, encoded by the exons ATGGGGCCGCCCCTGGCTCCGCGCCCGGAGGATGTGCTCGGGGAGGCCCGGCCCCCGCGGACGAGGGAAAGAAGGCGGGGGGCCGTGAGCTTTGCGGACGTGGCCGTGTACTTCTCCTCGGAGGAGTGGCGGTGTCTGCGGCCCGCGCAGAGGGCCCTGTACCGGGACGTGATGCGGGACACCTACGGCTACCTGGGCGCGCTGG GTTTTTCAGGCCCCAAACCCGCTTTTGTCTCTTGGGTGGAAGGAGAGGTAGAGGCATGGAGCCCGGAAGCCCAGGATCCGGCGGGTGAGAGCTCGGCTGCTGTTAGCAGAGGCACGGGAAAGGTAGCAG GATCCAGGGATGGGAATGAGGAGAATGAAAGGCTGAAGAAGAGTGCAAAACAAAAAGTGGAATCTGAAGAAATGTCTCTCAAGGATTGGTTGCCAGCCAACATACCGCCTGGCTCCAGTCCCAAAGCTGCCTGCCCAGAGCTGTGCAGGAACCCGAGACAAAGCCCCATCAAACCTTGGCTCAAGGACACTCTAACCCCCAGACCACCCTACTCTTGCCCAGACTGTGGCCGCAACTTCAGCTACCCTTCCTTCCTGGCCAGCCACCAGCGGGTCCACTCTGGGGAGCGGCCCTTCCCCTGTGACCAGTGCCGGGCCTGTTTCTCCCAGCGCAAGTACCTGTTCCAGCATCAGTTCATCCACACAGGTGAAAAGCCCTACCCTTGTCCCCACTGTGGGCGCCGCTTCCGCCAGAGGGGTTCCCTCGCCATCCACAGGCGGGCTCACACTGGGGAAAAGCCCTACCCATGCCCAGAGTGCAAGAGTCGCTTCACCTACCCCTACCTGCTGGCCATTCACCAGCGCAAGCACACAGGCGAGAAGCCCTACAGCTGTCCCGACTGCGGCCTCCGTTTCGCCTACACCTCCCTGCTGGCCATCCACAGGCGCGCACACACAGGTGAGAAGCCCTACCCCTGCCCTGACTGTGGCCTCCGCTTTACctactcttctctcctcctcagtCACCGGCGCGTTCACTCGGACAGCcggcccttcccctgccctgagTGCGGGAAAGGTTTCAAGCGCAAGTATGCCCTGGAAGCGCATCAGTGGACCCACCGCTCTGGCAGCAAGAGGCTGAGGCGGCAGCGGGCTGCAGGAGGGCTTTCAGAGCCGATCCCAGTTTTGGAAGGCCAGGATCCCCCAGTTCATTTCCGGTACTTTCCAGATATGTTTCAAGAGTGTGGGTGA